A stretch of Ipomoea triloba cultivar NCNSP0323 chromosome 13, ASM357664v1 DNA encodes these proteins:
- the LOC116002549 gene encoding probable magnesium transporter NIPA6, with product MITNNLIGFGLAMASSAFIGSSFIIKKKGLQRAGACGTRASSGGYGYLCEPLWWIGMVTMIVGEFANFIAYIYAPAVLVTPLGALSIIVSAVLAHFLLKEKLRKLGVIGCILCVVGSTVIVLHAPGEHSISSVDEIWGLAIQPAFLLYIAAAIAIVLVLVLYCEPRYGQTNIMVYIGICSIIGSLTVMSIKAIGIAIKLTLDGSSQVAHLQTWVFVTVSVTCIIIQLNYLNKALDTFNTAVVSPIYYAMFTSLTIVASAIMFKDWSGQSASDIVSVLCGFLTVLSGTMVLHSTRDPDPSPGSDLYTQLSPQISWLVHANGEIWKQKDDDIHHEFVAIIHQDHFK from the exons ATGATCACTAATAATTTGATAGGGTTCGGATTGGCCATGGCATCCAGTGCCTTCATTGGATCCAGCTTCATCATCAAGAAGAAGGGACTCCAGAGAGCCGGCGCCTGCGGAACTCGAGCTA GTTCAGGAGGGTATGGTTATCTATGTGAGCCACTCTGGTGGATTGGCATGGTCACCA TGATTGTTGGAGAATTTGCCAACTTCATAGCTTATATTTATGCGCCCGCTGTGCTTGTGACACCGCTGGGAGCTTTGAGTATAATAGTTAG TGCTGTTCTAGCTCATTTCTTACTGAAGGAAAAATTGCGGAAATTGGGAGTAATAGGATgcattttatgtgtagttggTTCTACAGTCATTGTTCTTCATGCTCCTGGAGAACATAGCATTAGTTCAGTGGACGAAATTTGGGGTTTAGCAATCCAGCCAG CTTTTCTTTTGTACATTGCAGCAGCAATAGCAATAGTATTGGTACTGGTGTTGTATTGTGAGCCACGCTATGGACAGACAAATATTATGGTTTATATTGGTATTTGTTCCATAATCGGATCATTGACG GTAATGAGCATTAAAGCAATTGGCATTGCTATAAAGCTTACACTGGATGGTTCAAGTCAAGTTGCCCACCTCCAAACGTGGGTTTTTGTAACAGTTTCAGTTACATGTATAATTATTCAGCTCAATTACTTAAATAAG GCTCTGGACACATTTAACACAGCTGTTGTTTCTCCAATCTATTATGCAATGTTCACATCGCTCACAATTGTAGCCAGTGCCATAATGTTTAAG GACTGGTCTGGTCAAAGTGCTAGTGATATTGTGTCAGTTCTTTGTGGGTTTTTAACTGTTCTTTCTGGTACAATGGTTCTTCACAGCACTAGAGATCCAGATCCCTCTCCTGGTTCAG ATTTGTACACTCAACTTTCTCCTCAGATTTCATGGCTAGTTCATGCCAATGGTGAGATATGGAAGCAGAAGGATGATGATATTCATCACGAATTTGTTGCAATAATTCACCAGGATCATTTTAAGTAA